In one Desertibacillus haloalkaliphilus genomic region, the following are encoded:
- a CDS encoding YjcZ family sporulation protein → MSYTGGHGYGGGFALIVVLFILLIIVGAAFVGY, encoded by the coding sequence ATGAGTTATACAGGTGGACACGGTTATGGAGGAGGTTTCGCATTAATCGTTGTTCTCTTTATTTTACTGATTATTGTCGGTGCCGCTTTCGTTGGATACTAG